A part of Rattus norvegicus strain BN/NHsdMcwi chromosome 4, GRCr8, whole genome shotgun sequence genomic DNA contains:
- the Ly49si2 gene encoding immunoreceptor Ly49si2 isoform X2: protein MSEQEVSYSNVRFQKCSDLQNQVRPEETQRARAAGHRERSVPWQLIVVALVILCSLRLVAVVMFVTNIFQYTHEKHELHETLSHKYNCTSMPNDIDLKEEMLRNMFINCSRGNDLLLSLKREQTRWYRETKTVIPSFQHTGKNVEIYWFCYGIKCYYFILDKKTWIRCQQACQKSRLSLLKIDDEDELMNTIPSCRYSKYFFQFFN, encoded by the exons ATGAGTGAACAGGAGGTGTCTTACTCAAATGTGAGATTTCAAAAATGTTCAGATTTGCAGAACCAAGTGAGACCTGAGGAGACCCAAAGGGCCAGAGCAGCTGGCCACAGAG AGAGGTCAGTCCCCTGGCAGCTCATTGTGGTAGCTCTTGTAATCCTCTGTTCCCTTCGGCTGGTAGCTGTTGTAATGTTCGTGACAAACA TTTTTCAGTATACTCATGAAAAACATGAACTGCATGAGACTCTAAGCCACAAGTATAATTGCACATCCATGCCGAATGACATTGacttaaaggaagaaatgctAAGAAATATGTTTATAAATTGTAGTCGAGGCAATGATCTTCTGCTATCACTAAAGAGAGAACAGACAAGATGGTACCGTGAAACTAAGACTGTTATACCTTCCTTTCAGCACACAG gcaaaaatgttgaaatatactggttctgctatggtataaaatgttattatttcatcCTGGACAAAAAAACCTGGATCAGATGTCAACAAGCCTGCCAGAAATCCAGATTATCCCTTCTGAAGATAGATGATGAGGATGAGCTG ATGAATACTATTCCATCGTGCAGATATTCCAAATACTTTTTTcaattcttcaattga
- the Ly49si2 gene encoding immunoreceptor Ly49si2 isoform X1 yields MSEQEVSYSNVRFQKCSDLQNQVRPEETQRARAAGHRERSVPWQLIVVALVILCSLRLVAVVMFVTNIFQYTHEKHELHETLSHKYNCTSMPNDIDLKEEMLRNMFINCSRGNDLLLSLKREQTRWYRETKTVIPSFQHTGKNVEIYWFCYGIKCYYFILDKKTWIRCQQACQKSRLSLLKIDDEDELKFLQLQVLSDQYWIGLSYNKAKEEWSWIDNGQSEFSLNLKKYNEKYGGCMFLSQTRLENAMCMNRYPCICQKRLEKFPD; encoded by the exons ATGAGTGAACAGGAGGTGTCTTACTCAAATGTGAGATTTCAAAAATGTTCAGATTTGCAGAACCAAGTGAGACCTGAGGAGACCCAAAGGGCCAGAGCAGCTGGCCACAGAG AGAGGTCAGTCCCCTGGCAGCTCATTGTGGTAGCTCTTGTAATCCTCTGTTCCCTTCGGCTGGTAGCTGTTGTAATGTTCGTGACAAACA TTTTTCAGTATACTCATGAAAAACATGAACTGCATGAGACTCTAAGCCACAAGTATAATTGCACATCCATGCCGAATGACATTGacttaaaggaagaaatgctAAGAAATATGTTTATAAATTGTAGTCGAGGCAATGATCTTCTGCTATCACTAAAGAGAGAACAGACAAGATGGTACCGTGAAACTAAGACTGTTATACCTTCCTTTCAGCACACAG gcaaaaatgttgaaatatactggttctgctatggtataaaatgttattatttcatcCTGGACAAAAAAACCTGGATCAGATGTCAACAAGCCTGCCAGAAATCCAGATTATCCCTTCTGAAGATAGATGATGAGGATGAGCTG AAGTTCCTTCAGCTCCAGGTTCTTTCAGACCAGTACTGGATTGGATTGTCATACAATAAAGCAAAAGAGGAATGGTCATGGATTGATAATGGCCAATCTGAATT ttCCTTGAACctaaaaaaatacaatgaaaagtaTGGAGGATGTATGTTCTTATCTCAAACAAGACTAGAAAATGCTATGTGCATGAACCGTTACCCATGTATTTGTCAGAAGAGACTTGAGAAATTCCCTGATTGA